From Vreelandella neptunia, the proteins below share one genomic window:
- a CDS encoding TRAP transporter small permease: MEDAVAPNKGLDRIAFYTLRSVTRLCDGVGVALMAAILLLIVAAVIARDLLGIGMPWTEEMASMLAIYAIGFGSLSAWVRSEHLAVDLFSHKLSGLGKNIQYRLTTLISCGFFALAAWGAWIMSDMSANNKTVSLSISFSYLYYGIFFSFVGMALIALWQCLRGPVVWLEVSHEEETSQP, encoded by the coding sequence GTGGAAGACGCCGTAGCGCCCAACAAGGGCCTGGATCGAATTGCTTTCTATACGCTGCGCAGCGTTACTCGTCTTTGTGACGGGGTGGGCGTGGCGCTCATGGCGGCTATTCTGCTGTTAATCGTGGCGGCCGTCATTGCCCGTGACCTGCTCGGAATCGGTATGCCCTGGACCGAGGAGATGGCGTCTATGCTGGCCATCTACGCGATTGGCTTTGGATCACTGTCTGCTTGGGTACGCAGCGAGCACCTGGCGGTGGATCTGTTTAGCCATAAGCTTTCTGGTTTAGGTAAAAATATCCAATACCGTCTCACCACCCTAATCTCATGCGGCTTTTTCGCGCTTGCCGCCTGGGGCGCGTGGATCATGTCGGACATGAGTGCCAACAATAAAACCGTCTCGTTAAGTATTAGTTTTAGCTACCTCTATTACGGCATCTTTTTCAGCTTTGTGGGCATGGCGTTGATTGCTCTTTGGCAATGCTTGCGTGGCCCAGTGGTGTGGTTGGAAGTATCCCATGAAGAGGAGACCTCTCAACCATGA
- a CDS encoding TRAP transporter substrate-binding protein, whose product MRKQLLATLATLGMLTTAPFVLANPIEIQVNNTMSEGGSESAAVERFAEYLEEQAPGRFEVRPFLAGSLGGENAVLELLNLGQTQLSLTGGNWRQQYAPEYDAITVPFVFTTWDEVDAYMESPSGQALVEKAENQGGLKYFGLQHRGPRHMTANKEIHSPADLEGFRLRLPSLPVWLEVWEEIGAQVVNVPAPEIYLAMQTGQVDGHENSLSSPYTRRLWEVQDYLIMTSHVQFPWSWVASSRWWEGLEEEDQALIEEAIDVARQYGSEQERELDEFYLDALQEEGMTVIEPDVTPFREAALPAIDRVMAEMADGVREDALGNDSE is encoded by the coding sequence GCATGCTAACGACGGCGCCGTTCGTCTTGGCGAATCCCATCGAAATTCAAGTTAACAACACCATGAGTGAGGGCGGCTCGGAAAGCGCTGCGGTGGAACGCTTTGCTGAGTATCTGGAAGAGCAGGCGCCAGGCCGCTTTGAAGTGCGTCCCTTTTTGGCGGGCTCTTTGGGCGGTGAGAATGCCGTGTTGGAGCTGCTTAACCTGGGCCAAACCCAGCTCTCCCTGACCGGTGGTAACTGGCGTCAACAGTATGCGCCTGAGTATGACGCCATTACGGTTCCCTTTGTCTTTACCACCTGGGATGAAGTCGACGCCTATATGGAGAGTCCTTCCGGCCAAGCGCTGGTTGAAAAAGCAGAAAACCAGGGCGGCCTGAAGTATTTTGGTCTGCAACACCGCGGGCCCCGTCACATGACCGCCAATAAAGAGATCCACTCCCCGGCGGATCTGGAGGGATTCCGCCTGCGCCTGCCTTCACTGCCGGTATGGCTGGAAGTGTGGGAAGAGATTGGTGCGCAGGTAGTCAACGTACCGGCTCCAGAGATTTATCTCGCCATGCAGACCGGCCAGGTAGATGGTCATGAGAACTCGCTTTCCTCACCCTATACCCGTCGTTTATGGGAAGTGCAGGACTACCTGATCATGACCAGCCACGTGCAGTTTCCGTGGAGCTGGGTGGCTAGTTCTCGCTGGTGGGAGGGGCTAGAAGAGGAAGATCAAGCGCTGATCGAAGAGGCGATCGACGTAGCTCGTCAATACGGATCAGAGCAAGAGCGTGAACTTGATGAGTTCTATCTGGATGCGCTTCAGGAGGAAGGCATGACTGTCATTGAGCCGGATGTTACGCCTTTCCGCGAAGCGGCGTTACCGGCCATCGATCGTGTCATGGCTGAAATGGCCGACGGCGTTCGTGAAGATGCGCTGGGTAACGACAGCGAGTAA